One window of Papaver somniferum cultivar HN1 chromosome 9, ASM357369v1, whole genome shotgun sequence genomic DNA carries:
- the LOC113310031 gene encoding uncharacterized protein LOC113310031 isoform X2 — protein sequence MGVTPSNWTVFFENEFKEGVKESHQKKSENKKKCTIPHTLGRRTYANKCDLLVSCIHSSIILVFLKLYFFYGYTTNMDSNEQAEEDGMVTEDREYTWMKGREKCDETVHLSAVEKYEQVKAAYEKRKEGGTDCSYDFDSDGLVDVFGQNKVNKCNSPVIRLKKVMAQNISSVHPTSEETILDDSCTPNSEFPLQKIMLLPGI from the exons ATGGGGGTTACTCCAAGTAATTGGACCGTTTTCTTTGAGAATGAGTTCAAAGAAGGAGTCAAAGAAAGCCATCAAAAGAAATCAGAGAACAAAAAGAAATGCACAATCCCTCATACTCTTGGGAGGCGTACCTATGCGAACAAATGTGATCTCCTTGTATCTTGTATACACTCCTCAATTATAttagtttttttgaaattatattttttttatggttATACAACAAATATGGATTCAAATGAGCAGGCAGAAGAGGATGGGATGGTTACAGAGGATCGCGAATACACTTGGATGAAGGGTCGTGAAAAATGCGATGAAACTGTTCATCTATCAGCAGTTGAAAAAtat GAACAAGTCAAAGCTGCCTATGAGAAGCGGAAAGAGGGAGGAACTGACTgctcatatgattttgattctgaTGGTTTAGTTGATGTCTTTGGCCAAAATAAGG TTAACAAATGCAACTCCCCTGTCATCAGACTGAAAAAG GTCATGGCACAAAATATATCCAGTGTCCATCCGACAAGCGAAGAAACAATCTTGGATGATTCTTGTACCCCCAACTCTGAGTTCCCTCTCCAGAAAATCATGCTTTTACCAGGAATTTAG
- the LOC113310031 gene encoding uncharacterized protein LOC113310031 isoform X1: MGVTPSNWTVFFENEFKEGVKESHQKKSENKKKCTIPHTLGRRTYANKCDLLVSCIHSSIILVFLKLYFFYGYTTNMDSNEQAEEDGMVTEDREYTWMKGREKCDETVHLSAVEKYEQVKAAYEKRKEGGTDCSYDFDSDGLVDVFGQNKGKRSLRVFSSSVSAKRAKQAFLTASLRDSTVNKCNSPVIRLKKVMAQNISSVHPTSEETILDDSCTPNSEFPLQKIMLLPGI; the protein is encoded by the exons ATGGGGGTTACTCCAAGTAATTGGACCGTTTTCTTTGAGAATGAGTTCAAAGAAGGAGTCAAAGAAAGCCATCAAAAGAAATCAGAGAACAAAAAGAAATGCACAATCCCTCATACTCTTGGGAGGCGTACCTATGCGAACAAATGTGATCTCCTTGTATCTTGTATACACTCCTCAATTATAttagtttttttgaaattatattttttttatggttATACAACAAATATGGATTCAAATGAGCAGGCAGAAGAGGATGGGATGGTTACAGAGGATCGCGAATACACTTGGATGAAGGGTCGTGAAAAATGCGATGAAACTGTTCATCTATCAGCAGTTGAAAAAtat GAACAAGTCAAAGCTGCCTATGAGAAGCGGAAAGAGGGAGGAACTGACTgctcatatgattttgattctgaTGGTTTAGTTGATGTCTTTGGCCAAAATAAGGGTAAAAGGTCTTTACGTGTCTTTTCCTCCAGCGTTTCTGCGAAGCGTGCTAAGCAAGCATTCCTGACTGCTTCTCTTCGCGATTCTACAGTTAACAAATGCAACTCCCCTGTCATCAGACTGAAAAAG GTCATGGCACAAAATATATCCAGTGTCCATCCGACAAGCGAAGAAACAATCTTGGATGATTCTTGTACCCCCAACTCTGAGTTCCCTCTCCAGAAAATCATGCTTTTACCAGGAATTTAG
- the LOC113310031 gene encoding uncharacterized protein LOC113310031 isoform X4: MSSKKESKKAIKRNQRTKRNAQSLILLGGVPMRTNAEEDGMVTEDREYTWMKGREKCDETVHLSAVEKYEQVKAAYEKRKEGGTDCSYDFDSDGLVDVFGQNKGKRSLRVFSSSVSAKRAKQAFLTASLRDSTVNKCNSPVIRLKKVMAQNISSVHPTSEETILDDSCTPNSEFPLQKIMLLPGI; encoded by the exons ATGAGTTCAAAGAAGGAGTCAAAGAAAGCCATCAAAAGAAATCAGAGAACAAAAAGAAATGCACAATCCCTCATACTCTTGGGAGGCGTACCTATGCGAACAAAT GCAGAAGAGGATGGGATGGTTACAGAGGATCGCGAATACACTTGGATGAAGGGTCGTGAAAAATGCGATGAAACTGTTCATCTATCAGCAGTTGAAAAAtat GAACAAGTCAAAGCTGCCTATGAGAAGCGGAAAGAGGGAGGAACTGACTgctcatatgattttgattctgaTGGTTTAGTTGATGTCTTTGGCCAAAATAAGGGTAAAAGGTCTTTACGTGTCTTTTCCTCCAGCGTTTCTGCGAAGCGTGCTAAGCAAGCATTCCTGACTGCTTCTCTTCGCGATTCTACAGTTAACAAATGCAACTCCCCTGTCATCAGACTGAAAAAG GTCATGGCACAAAATATATCCAGTGTCCATCCGACAAGCGAAGAAACAATCTTGGATGATTCTTGTACCCCCAACTCTGAGTTCCCTCTCCAGAAAATCATGCTTTTACCAGGAATTTAG
- the LOC113310031 gene encoding uncharacterized protein LOC113310031 isoform X3 codes for MSSKKESKKAIKRNQRTKRNAQSLILLGGVPMRTNVISLYLAEEDGMVTEDREYTWMKGREKCDETVHLSAVEKYEQVKAAYEKRKEGGTDCSYDFDSDGLVDVFGQNKGKRSLRVFSSSVSAKRAKQAFLTASLRDSTVNKCNSPVIRLKKVMAQNISSVHPTSEETILDDSCTPNSEFPLQKIMLLPGI; via the exons ATGAGTTCAAAGAAGGAGTCAAAGAAAGCCATCAAAAGAAATCAGAGAACAAAAAGAAATGCACAATCCCTCATACTCTTGGGAGGCGTACCTATGCGAACAAATGTGATCTCCTTGTATCTT GCAGAAGAGGATGGGATGGTTACAGAGGATCGCGAATACACTTGGATGAAGGGTCGTGAAAAATGCGATGAAACTGTTCATCTATCAGCAGTTGAAAAAtat GAACAAGTCAAAGCTGCCTATGAGAAGCGGAAAGAGGGAGGAACTGACTgctcatatgattttgattctgaTGGTTTAGTTGATGTCTTTGGCCAAAATAAGGGTAAAAGGTCTTTACGTGTCTTTTCCTCCAGCGTTTCTGCGAAGCGTGCTAAGCAAGCATTCCTGACTGCTTCTCTTCGCGATTCTACAGTTAACAAATGCAACTCCCCTGTCATCAGACTGAAAAAG GTCATGGCACAAAATATATCCAGTGTCCATCCGACAAGCGAAGAAACAATCTTGGATGATTCTTGTACCCCCAACTCTGAGTTCCCTCTCCAGAAAATCATGCTTTTACCAGGAATTTAG